A single window of Pogoniulus pusillus isolate bPogPus1 chromosome 11, bPogPus1.pri, whole genome shotgun sequence DNA harbors:
- the CCDC40 gene encoding coiled-coil domain-containing protein 40 — protein MEEPPGDAAEGPGMEFGSRKQDVIRVPSDLAMEATEAENGSENEKDESVPLENQEETLPPAEGETTELFAGSAEDNSPETFSDKVGLSSCPLELGDMEQPVTDRGSPSLPSGAPLQASVLSVELNNHSESEHGDQPWGEEWQQHGAEEHEIRRSEENLKETEPVVLDPEHPLMRRFQAALKDYLTKQIEKVKLDLQELRTATKEVKVQREELGVILYGAQQQLAQQQAELEKSHERCSRAAAARQQLEEELEGLRLTYKKMCQNTADERKRVSAMQTQVENLALHLFYMQNVDQDMHHNILLMKQSSKRAEAEKIQAEVEKKKQDLLLDRLTRKAFALQEQIALFEAQFVAQAEDTKVTRQAVNEACMEIQAINMEKKRLMKHWSSSLAGMKQRDDAYVAAQELLSKYRHDLKSLEADIHGCRKSIRKEEEKNELLVSCLSRSQSSANATKKLIAQCLSRQEALKVEYSTYVRVLHETEQALSKTKRDQAARLTELLSLSTDIQKGIDAKEQMENEIVAKLQDQMISSKTTKQLSQLAAKLHRRKTDLELHFSAVESDVAQVILNATDTNCRLTILHKTLHELDKEIKTVQDLISHSEREIAKFRLLFENKQVVISQYKKKLEMILSQQGGQEFGPLEIEINKLTKQIEECNSEVMMLQKYWLNQQKELVKLTKEQEEQLASLDLLKKQITVLQQKKVRTENEINQETKEQKDIERHMRNMSNDLVKLNVLINRNNNSFEELQNGNTITENEFVRSLKAAEKESVEMQEKHSQLTEEKERLLNSLLEAEHQIMLWERKIQLTREMRAAVDSEMGQGEIRAMRLEIHRMQVRYGRLMKQQEKMIQDMEASVSRREVISTRGEAQSKADKKYITKSDFHRKKQELRKKISETQKNTQDCNKTILELESTQASLSATFSEKQQELLRLQAESDGLDSEAEHLQQRKLWNLLEIVAYQARQKHLQALKEGKYAPLCRTEQAWRKEKQKLQDRLRTIDDIVHQVQQQHPQHQRALQWLSQCLGSRLCSQEA, from the exons GCAACAGAGGCAGAGAATGGCAGTGAGAATGAAAAGGATGAGTCTGTTCCTCTGGAGAACCAAGAGGAAACACTTCCTccagcagaaggagaaactACAGAGCTGTTTGCTGGTTCTGCAGAA GATAATTCTCCTGAGACTTTCTCGGACAAAGTGGGATTAAGCAGTTGTCCTCTGGAACTGGGTGACATGGAGCAGCCAGTAACAGACAGAGGaagcccttcccttccttcaggagctcctttgCAAGCATCTGTGCTATCTGTGGAGCTGAACAACCACTCAGAGTCAG AGCATGGTGATCAGCCATGGGGAGAGGAATGGCAGCAGCATGGAGCTGAGGAGCACGAAATAAGGAGAAGTGAGGAAAACTTAAAAGAGACAGAACCGGTTGTCTTGGATCCAGAACAT CCCCTGATGAGAAGATTCCAGGCTGCCCTGAAGGATTACCTTACTAAGCAGATAGAGAAAGTGAAGTTAGACCTTCAGGAACTG AGGACAGCAACAAAGGAGGTCAAAGTCCAGCGAGAAGAGCTTGGGGTGATTCTTTACGGagcgcagcagcagctggcgCAGCAGCAGgcggagctggagaagagccatGAGCGCTGTTCGCGGGCGGCTGCAGCACGCCAGCAGCTGGAAGAGGAACTGGAGGGCCTCAGGCTTACTTACAAGAAAATGTGCCAGAACACAGCTGATGAACGCAAGAGAG TTTCTGCAATGCAGACCCAGGTTGAAAACTTGGCCTTGCACCTCTTCTACATGCAGAATGTGGACCAGGACATGCATCACAATATTTTACTAATGAAACAGTCATCAAAGAGGGCTGAGGCAGAGAAAATCCAGGCTgaggtggaaaagaaaaaacag GATCTTCTACTAGACCGCTTAACAAGAAAAGCCTTTGCACTACAAGAGCAGATTGCTCTCTTTGAAGCTCAGTTTGTGGCCCAGGCAGAGGATACAAAAGTAACTCGGCAAGCAGTAAATGAG GCTTGTATGGAGATACAGGCTATTAACATGGAGAAGAAGCGCTTGATGAAGCATTGGAGTAGCAGCTTGGCTGGAATGAAGCAAAGAGATGATGCCTATGTTGCTGCACAAGAGTTGCTGAG CAAGTACAGACATGATCTCAAGTCTCTAGAAGCAGACATCCATGGCTGTAGAAAGTCAatcaggaaggaggaggagaagaatgagTTACTTGTCAGCTGCCTGAGCCGGTCACAGAGCAGTGCCAATGCGACAAAGAAGCTGATTGCCCAGTGCCTTTCAAGGCAGGAGGCCCTGAAGGTCGAATACAGCACCTATGTTCGCGTTCTCCATGAGACAGAGCAGGCCCTCAGCAAGACCAAGAGG GATCAAGCTGCTCGTCTGACTGAGTTGCTGTCCCTCAGTACAGACATACAGAAAGGCATTGATGCCAAAGAGCAGATGGAGAATGAAATTGTAGCAAAGCTCCAGGACCAGATGATATCTAGCAAAACCACAAAGCAACTCTCACAGCTGGCTGCAAAActtcacaggagaaaaacagaTCTG GAGCTGCATTTTTCTGCAGTAGAGAGTGATGTGGCCCAGGTTATTCTGAATGCAACTGACACCAACTGCAGGCTGACAATTCTCCATAAAACACTTCATGAGCTGGACAAGGAAATAAAAACTGTCCAAGATCTGATCAGCCACAGTGAAAGGGAGATTGCCAAGTTCAGGCTTCTGTTTGAGAACAAGCAAGTGGTCATCAGTCAGTACAAGAAGAAGTTGGAGATGATTCTTTCTCAGCAAGGG GGGCAAGAATTTGGACCACTGGAAATCGAGATCAACAAGCTGACCAAACAGATAGAAGAATGTAATTCTGAGGTGATGATGCTGCAGAAGTACTGGCTCAATCAGCAGAAAGAGCTGGTCAAGTTAACAAAAGAACAGGAGGAACAATTAGCCTCCCTGGATCTGTTAAAGAAACAGATCACCgtcctgcagcagaagaaagtGCGCACTGAAA ATGAAATTAATCAGGAAACAAAAGAGCAGAAGGACATCGAACGTCACATGAGAAACATGTCCAATGACTTGGTAAAGTTGAACGTGTTAATCAACAGGAACAACAACAGCTTTGAGGAGCTGCAAAATGGCAACACTATCACAGAGAACGAGTTTGTACGCTCTCTCAAG gcagcagagaaagaatCAGTTGAGATGCAGGAGAAGCACAGTCAATTGactgaggagaaggaaagactCCTAAACAGCCTGTTGGAAGCTGA GCATCAGATCATGCTATGGGAGAGAAAGATCCAGCTGACCAGAGAGATGCGTGCAGCAGTGGATTCTGAGATGGGACAAGGTGAAATCCGAGCCATGAGACTGGAGATTCACAGGATGCAA GTCCGCTATGGCCGACTGatgaagcagcaggagaagatgATTCAGGATATGGAAGCATCTGTTTCTCGTAGAGAGGTGATATCGACTCGTGGTGAGgctcaaagcaaagcagataAGAAATATATTACCAAGAGTGACTTCCACAGGAAGAAacaggagctgaggaagaagatcAGCGAAACACAGAAG AACACCCAGGACTGCAACAAAACCATCCTGGAGCTGGAGAGCACCCAAGCATCCCTTAGTGCCACCTTCtcagaaaagcagcaagaactgctcaggctgcaggctgagtCTGATGGCCTGGATTCAGAGGCAGAACATcttcagcagaggaagctctgg AACCTTTTGGAGATTGTGGCCTACCAGGCACGCCAGAAGCATCTGCAGGCACTGAAGGAAGGGAAGTATGCTCCCCTGTGCCGTACCGAGCaagcctggagaaaggagaagcaaaagcTGCAGGACAGGCTCCGTACCATCGATGACATCGTCCACCAGGTCCAGCAGCAACATCCTCAGCACCAAAGGGCTCTCCAGTGGCTCAGTCAGTGCTTGggatccaggctctgctcacaggaagCCTGA